From the Heptranchias perlo isolate sHepPer1 chromosome 26, sHepPer1.hap1, whole genome shotgun sequence genome, one window contains:
- the LOC137342562 gene encoding elongation factor 1-alpha 1-like, whose translation MGKEKIHINIVVIGHVDSGKSTTTGHLIYKCGGIDKRTIEKFEKEAAEMGKGSFKYAWVLDKLKAERERGITIDISLWKFETAKYYITIIDAPGHRDFIKNMITGTSQADCAVLIVAAGVGEFEAGISKNGQTREHALLAYTLGVKQLIIGINKMDSTEPPYNMKRYEEIMKEVTTYIKKIGYNPATVAFVPISGWNGDNMLEGSANMPWFKGWHVTRKEGNCSGVTLLDALDSILPPERPTKKPLRLPLQDVYKIGGIGTVPVGRVETGVLKSNMLVQFAPVPIITEVKSVEMHHEALPEALPGDNVGFNVKNVSVKDLRRGNVAGDSKSDPPMEASSFVAQVIILNHPGQITSGYAPVLDCHTAHIACKFHELKEKIDRRSGKKLEDLPKFVKSGDAAIVDMVPNKPMCVESFSEYPPLGRFAVRDMRQTVAVGVIKGVTKKETAAKTTKAASKMLNKK comes from the exons ATGGGCAAGGAAAAGATACACATCAACATTGTTGTCATTGGACATGTCGACTCTGGTAAATCTACGACCACTGGTCATCTCATTTACAAATGTGGTGGAATTGATAAGAGAACCATTGAGAAATTTGAGAAGGAAGCGGCTgag ATGGGCAAAGGATCCTTCAAATATGCTTGGGTCTTGGATAAACTGAAGGCCGAACGTGAGCGTGGTATTACCATTGACATCTCTCTGTGGAAGTTTGAAACTGCAAAGTACTACATCACCATCATTGATGCTCCAGGACACAGGGACTTTATCAAGAACATGATTACTGGAACGTCACAG GCCGACTGTGCCGTGCTGATTGTTGCTGCTGGAGTGGGTGAATTTGAAGCTGGTATCTCAAAGAATGGACAGACAAGAGAACATGCTCTGCTTGCCTACACTCTGGGTGTCAAACAACTCATTATTGGTATCAACAAGATGGACTCCACTGAGCCGCCATACAACATGAAACGATATGAGGAAATCATGAAGGAAGTCACCACATACATCAAGAAGATAGGCTACAACCCAGCGACTGTAGCTTTTGTCCCAATCTCTGGTTGGAATGGTGACAATATGTTGGAAGGCAGTGCAAAT ATGCCCTGGTTCAAAGGTTGGCACGTTACCAGGAAGGAAGGTAATTGCTCCGGTGTCACCCTGCTGGATGCCCTGGACAGCATTCTACCTCCAGAACGCCCAACAAAgaaacctctccgtctcccctTGCAGGATGTCTACAAGATTGGTG GTATTGGTACAGTACCAGTTGGTCGTGTTGAGACTGGTGTTCTAAAATCTAATATGCTGGTGCAGTTTGCTCCTGTTCCCATTATCACTGAAGTGAAATCTGTGGAAATGCACCACGAAGCCCTTCCAGAAGCTCTTCCTGGTGACAACGTTGGTTTCAACGTGAAGAATGTTTCTGTTAAGGATCTCCGTCGTGGAAATGTTGCTGGTGACAGCAAATCGGACCCTCCAATGGAAGCTTCTTCGTTTGTTGCACAG GTTATTATCCTGAACCACCCTGGTCAAATAACTTCTGGCTATGCCCCAGTACTTGATTGTCATACTGCCCACATTGCCTGCAAGTTTCACGAGCTGAAGGAGAAGATTGATCGTCGTTCTGGCAAGAAGTTGGAAGACTTGCCCAAATTTGTGAAGTCTGGAGACGCTGCCATCGTAGACATGGTTCCAAACAAGCCCATGTGTGTGGAGAGCTTCTCTGAATACCCACCTCTTG GTCGCTTCGCTGTGCGTGACATGAGACAAACTGTGGCTGTAGGTGTGATCAAGGGGGTTACTAAGAAGGAAACGGCTGCGAAAACCACCAAGGCTGCAAGTAAAATGTTAAACAAGAAGTGA
- the LOC137342563 gene encoding palmitoyl-protein thioesterase 1-like, whose amino-acid sequence MAAQGGGWFVLLFFFVLETVSWKTARNSTEPPPVVIWHGMGDSCCNSLIMGFVKLVEEGIPGSYVLSLEIGNNLSEDVENSYLMNVNDQVELVCNILSKDKKLQNGYNAMGFSQGGQFMRAVAQRCPSPAMINLITFGGQHQGVYGLPRCPGESSDICNWIRKMLNLGAYTNPIQEHLVQAEYWHDPLNEELYRNKSVFLADINQERGINESYKENLMKLKKFVMVKFLKDSVVDPVDSEWFGFYKIGQAKDTYSLQESALYQEDRLGLKAMDKASKLEFLSVDGDHLQFSKEWFNANIVPYLK is encoded by the exons ATGGCGGCGCAGGGAGGAGGGTGGTTTGTGCTGCTCTTCTTCTTCGTCTTGGAAACCGTGTCATGGAAGACAGCCCGGAACAGCACGGAGCCACCGCCGGTGGTCATTTGGCACGGGATGG GTGACAGCTGCTGTAACTCACTTATCATGGGATTTGTCAAATTGGTGGAAGAAGGAATCCCAGGAAGTTATGTTTTATCCTTGGAAATTGGAAACAATCTTTCTGAG gACGTTGAGAACAGTTACTTGATGAATGTAAATGACCAAGTAGAGCTGGTGTGTAATATATTGTCCAAGGACAAGAAGCTACAGAATGGATACAATGCGATGGGCTTCTCTCAAGGAGGCCAGTTTAT GAGAGCTGTGGCACAGAGGTGTCCTTCTCCTGCAATGATAAATCTCATCACGTTTGGAGGCCAACATCAAG GAGTGTACGGTTTACCCCGCTGTCCTGGAGAGAGTTCCGACATCTGCAACTGGATAAGAAAAATGCTGAACTTGGGTGCTTACACTAATCCAATTCAAGAGCA TTTGGTGCAGGCAGAGTACTGGCATGATCCCTTGAATGAAGAGCTGTACAGGAACAAAAGCGTTTTCTTAGCAGACATTAATCAAGAAAGG GGCATCAATGAAAGCTATAAAGAGAATCTGATGAAATTGAAAAAGTTTGTAATGGTGAAATTCTTGAAGGATTCCGTGGTTGACCCAGTTGATTCAGAG TGGTTTGGTTTCTACAAAATTGGCCAGGCGAAGGACACTTACAGCTTGCAGGAGAGTGCTCTTTATCAAGAG GATCGATTGGGGTTGAAGGCGATGGACAAGGCGAGCAAACTGGAATTTCTATCTGTGGATGGGGACCACCTTCAGTTCTCAAAAGAATGGTTCAACGCCAACATAGTTCCTTACCTGAAGTGA